A segment of the Deinococcus sp. HSC-46F16 genome:
CTGCCACAAGACGATGCAGGGCTTTGGGGTCCTGGAAACCTTCCTCCAGCGCCACGAGCTGCCGGTGGGCTTTATCCGGGTGGTGGACTGGCGCCCGGCGAGCAACCACGTGGCCGAACTGACCGGCATCACGCACCACAGCCCGCAGTTCATCCTGTTCCGGGAGGGCCAGCCTCAGTTCGAGGTGAACAACTGGGACATCACCCCGGAGGCTCTGGGACCCGTGTTTAGCCAGCAGGTGCCCGCCCGCGAGGGCACCGGCACGGTGGCGACCGACGACAACGTGGAGCCCTACCGCCGCCTGATGCGCGCCTTCCTGAACGGCGAACTGAACGAGTGGGCCTTTCAGGACCAGTACGTGACCCTTTTCCGCGACGACGCCTCTCTGCGCAGCCAGCGCGAGTTCGAACTGCTCTCGCGCCTGTTCGGGGACCCCGACGCCTACCACGGCGGCCTGCACCAGCTCGGCGCCCCCCAGGAGCGCGGCGACCTGCGCGGACGCGTCCAGGAACTGCTGAACGAACTCGGGTAAACTCCACCCTGCCTGCCCGCCCGGCCGCACTGCCGGGCGGGTTTGCCCTGCCCGGCGGATGAGGGGGATGTAAGCGAACGGTAAGAGGGCGTGCGGTGTGATGGGCCACAAGCGTGATGTTCCA
Coding sequences within it:
- a CDS encoding monothiol bacilliredoxin BrxC family protein, which encodes MTGNATEQTQVLVPLTTPEEVDQFLREYPLAAVFKAGTCHKTMQGFGVLETFLQRHELPVGFIRVVDWRPASNHVAELTGITHHSPQFILFREGQPQFEVNNWDITPEALGPVFSQQVPAREGTGTVATDDNVEPYRRLMRAFLNGELNEWAFQDQYVTLFRDDASLRSQREFELLSRLFGDPDAYHGGLHQLGAPQERGDLRGRVQELLNELG